The Pristis pectinata isolate sPriPec2 chromosome 28, sPriPec2.1.pri, whole genome shotgun sequence genome includes a window with the following:
- the sh3gl3a gene encoding endophilin-A3a isoform X4 has translation MGGAEGTKLDEDFVEMERKIEATSKAVAEVLSKTTEYLQPNPAYRAKLGMLNTMSKIRGQVKTTGYPQPEGLLGECMLRNGKDLGEDSNFGPALVDVGEALKQMAEVKDSLDIDVKQNFIDPLQILQEKDLKEIGHHLKKLEGRRLDYDYKKKRHGKIPDEEIRQAVDKFEESKELAEISMFNFLENDVEQISQLLALVEAALNYHKESTTILEELHNTLQNRISTASSRPKRDFKPKPAVASSFEPSDNQQHNGLSYNSSFKSSAKPSPFRFLRRSKHTCSSSSSTQVDQPCCKALYDFDPENDGELGFKEGDIITLTNQIDENWFEGMLNGESGFFPINYVQVIVPLPQ, from the exons aaaatagAAGCTACAAGTAAAGCCGTGGCAGAAGTTTTGTCTAAAACAACTGAGTACTTGCAGCCAAATCCAG CCTACAGAGCCAAGTTAGGTATGCTGAACACTATGTCAAAGATCCGAGGACAAGTTAAAACAACAGGTTATCCTCAACCTGAAGGCCTGTTGGGTGAATGTATGCTCCGGAATGGAAAGGACCTTGGAGAGGATTCTAATTTTG GGCCCGCTTTGGTTGACGTTGGTGAAGCTCTGAAACAAATGGCAGAAGTAAAGGATTCCCTTGATATTGATGTAAAACAGAATTTTATTGATCCACTGCAAATTTTACAGGAAAAGGACTTAAAAGAAATCGGA CATCATTTAAAAAAGTTGGAAGGTCGTCGTCTAGATTATGATTACAAAAAGAAACGCCATGGTAAAATCCCTGATGAAGAGATAAGACAAGCTGTGGATAAATTTGAGGAGTCCAAGGAACTCGCTGAGATCAGTATGTTCAACTTCTTGGAAAATGAT GTAGAGCAAATAAGCCAACTGTTAGCTCTAGTGGAAGCAGCACTGAACTATCATAAAGAATCCACTACAATTCTGGAGGAGCTTCATAACACACTACAGAACAG GATAAGTACAGCCTCCAGCCGTCCGAAACGTGATTTCAAACCAAAGCCTGCAGTTGCTTCATCTTTTGAGCCCAGTGATAACCAACAGCATAATGGTCTTTCATACAATTCCTCGTTCAAGTCATCTG CTAAACCTTCCCCATTCAGGTTTCTTCGCAGGTCAAAGCATACATGTTCATCTT CGTCCTCCACGCAAGTGGATCAGCCGTGCTGTAAAGCTCTTTATGACTTTGATCCTGAAAATGATGGGGAACTTGGATTCAAGGAAGGTGATATCATCACCCTTACAAATCAGATTGACGAAAATTGGTTTGAAGGCATGTTGAATGGTGAATCTGGGTTCTTTCCTATTAATTATGTTCAAGTGATCGTTCCTTTGCCACAGTGA
- the sh3gl3a gene encoding endophilin-A3a isoform X2: MFVSEKMGGAEGTKLDEDFVEMERKIEATSKAVAEVLSKTTEYLQPNPAYRAKLGMLNTMSKIRGQVKTTGYPQPEGLLGECMLRNGKDLGEDSNFGPALVDVGEALKQMAEVKDSLDIDVKQNFIDPLQILQEKDLKEIGHHLKKLEGRRLDYDYKKKRHGKIPDEEIRQAVDKFEESKELAEISMFNFLENDVEQISQLLALVEAALNYHKESTTILEELHNTLQNRISTASSRPKRDFKPKPAVASSFEPSDNQQHNGLSYNSSFKSSAKPSPFRFLRRSKHTCSSSSSTQVDQPCCKALYDFDPENDGELGFKEGDIITLTNQIDENWFEGMLNGESGFFPINYVQVIVPLPQ, translated from the exons aaaatagAAGCTACAAGTAAAGCCGTGGCAGAAGTTTTGTCTAAAACAACTGAGTACTTGCAGCCAAATCCAG CCTACAGAGCCAAGTTAGGTATGCTGAACACTATGTCAAAGATCCGAGGACAAGTTAAAACAACAGGTTATCCTCAACCTGAAGGCCTGTTGGGTGAATGTATGCTCCGGAATGGAAAGGACCTTGGAGAGGATTCTAATTTTG GGCCCGCTTTGGTTGACGTTGGTGAAGCTCTGAAACAAATGGCAGAAGTAAAGGATTCCCTTGATATTGATGTAAAACAGAATTTTATTGATCCACTGCAAATTTTACAGGAAAAGGACTTAAAAGAAATCGGA CATCATTTAAAAAAGTTGGAAGGTCGTCGTCTAGATTATGATTACAAAAAGAAACGCCATGGTAAAATCCCTGATGAAGAGATAAGACAAGCTGTGGATAAATTTGAGGAGTCCAAGGAACTCGCTGAGATCAGTATGTTCAACTTCTTGGAAAATGAT GTAGAGCAAATAAGCCAACTGTTAGCTCTAGTGGAAGCAGCACTGAACTATCATAAAGAATCCACTACAATTCTGGAGGAGCTTCATAACACACTACAGAACAG GATAAGTACAGCCTCCAGCCGTCCGAAACGTGATTTCAAACCAAAGCCTGCAGTTGCTTCATCTTTTGAGCCCAGTGATAACCAACAGCATAATGGTCTTTCATACAATTCCTCGTTCAAGTCATCTG CTAAACCTTCCCCATTCAGGTTTCTTCGCAGGTCAAAGCATACATGTTCATCTT CGTCCTCCACGCAAGTGGATCAGCCGTGCTGTAAAGCTCTTTATGACTTTGATCCTGAAAATGATGGGGAACTTGGATTCAAGGAAGGTGATATCATCACCCTTACAAATCAGATTGACGAAAATTGGTTTGAAGGCATGTTGAATGGTGAATCTGGGTTCTTTCCTATTAATTATGTTCAAGTGATCGTTCCTTTGCCACAGTGA
- the sh3gl3a gene encoding endophilin-A3a isoform X1 codes for MSVAGLKKQFHKASQFVSEKMGGAEGTKLDEDFVEMERKIEATSKAVAEVLSKTTEYLQPNPAYRAKLGMLNTMSKIRGQVKTTGYPQPEGLLGECMLRNGKDLGEDSNFGPALVDVGEALKQMAEVKDSLDIDVKQNFIDPLQILQEKDLKEIGHHLKKLEGRRLDYDYKKKRHGKIPDEEIRQAVDKFEESKELAEISMFNFLENDVEQISQLLALVEAALNYHKESTTILEELHNTLQNRISTASSRPKRDFKPKPAVASSFEPSDNQQHNGLSYNSSFKSSAKPSPFRFLRRSKHTCSSSSSTQVDQPCCKALYDFDPENDGELGFKEGDIITLTNQIDENWFEGMLNGESGFFPINYVQVIVPLPQ; via the exons aaaatagAAGCTACAAGTAAAGCCGTGGCAGAAGTTTTGTCTAAAACAACTGAGTACTTGCAGCCAAATCCAG CCTACAGAGCCAAGTTAGGTATGCTGAACACTATGTCAAAGATCCGAGGACAAGTTAAAACAACAGGTTATCCTCAACCTGAAGGCCTGTTGGGTGAATGTATGCTCCGGAATGGAAAGGACCTTGGAGAGGATTCTAATTTTG GGCCCGCTTTGGTTGACGTTGGTGAAGCTCTGAAACAAATGGCAGAAGTAAAGGATTCCCTTGATATTGATGTAAAACAGAATTTTATTGATCCACTGCAAATTTTACAGGAAAAGGACTTAAAAGAAATCGGA CATCATTTAAAAAAGTTGGAAGGTCGTCGTCTAGATTATGATTACAAAAAGAAACGCCATGGTAAAATCCCTGATGAAGAGATAAGACAAGCTGTGGATAAATTTGAGGAGTCCAAGGAACTCGCTGAGATCAGTATGTTCAACTTCTTGGAAAATGAT GTAGAGCAAATAAGCCAACTGTTAGCTCTAGTGGAAGCAGCACTGAACTATCATAAAGAATCCACTACAATTCTGGAGGAGCTTCATAACACACTACAGAACAG GATAAGTACAGCCTCCAGCCGTCCGAAACGTGATTTCAAACCAAAGCCTGCAGTTGCTTCATCTTTTGAGCCCAGTGATAACCAACAGCATAATGGTCTTTCATACAATTCCTCGTTCAAGTCATCTG CTAAACCTTCCCCATTCAGGTTTCTTCGCAGGTCAAAGCATACATGTTCATCTT CGTCCTCCACGCAAGTGGATCAGCCGTGCTGTAAAGCTCTTTATGACTTTGATCCTGAAAATGATGGGGAACTTGGATTCAAGGAAGGTGATATCATCACCCTTACAAATCAGATTGACGAAAATTGGTTTGAAGGCATGTTGAATGGTGAATCTGGGTTCTTTCCTATTAATTATGTTCAAGTGATCGTTCCTTTGCCACAGTGA